The DNA window ATTGTATGAATGTGAGAATTCAAGTATTATGCAAGTTCAAATGTTCACACATGGAATTTTCTCACTGATGGGAATATTGATCAGGTTGATTGGATGTACTTTGTGGCCTttgctgctgttgctgttggGTTGATCGTTTATTCTGGGTATGCAACTTTTTGGATTTTGCTTTGAATATTTCTCTCCATTTCATATGAtaaattcataagaaaaacaGAAATCTCTGGCTTTGCTGTTTACCTAAACTCCTTCATCAGGAGCACTAACTAGCAAATGAGCGAAGTTCTAGTTTGAATGAACTGTATGTCCTTACAAAGCTCAACCCTGTTAGAGTTACAGAGGTTAGATTatggaaaatattttggatGAAGCAGGTCTGACAGACTTTTGATACAAGGTTCAAAAAACGGTAATATTTAGCCATGTTAGGTTTGTACACTAGCTTTGCGTAGTTAAGGCTACATGAAACAGACATTGATGGTGTTTGAGTGGTTAGGCTATTCCCAATTCTGTCATGTTAAGGATGCTCCATTCATTTTAGCTCCCCTGGTCCATCATTGTAAGTTACTTTTCCATGAAGACACTTATCTGCAATATTCCTCATGCTTTGAGGATAGGCTAACGTGTATTCACTGGAATTGGAGGTTAGATTTTccaggttttttctttcttttcttttcttttctatttttctttatatttttttggcattttcttAGCTTGTGTTTTGTTCATGGTTAAAATTGGAGGTTAAATTTTAAGAGGTCAAGTGTCAAGggtttaaaaaagtaattgaagGGTAAAGGTTAAGGATGTTTGGTAGATGCGTAAAAATTGTGTAATGATGGGacccaatttattttaaatataagtttaaattaaaagaattagtttTCGTGAAAGTTTAATAGTGTCACAATCTATGATTGCAGGATGGTCTCTGTTCACTGTCTATATCTATGAATGCTGCTATTCTTTATATAATGTGATAAAAAGTGTGTTTGTATGGAAGCCCTATGCTTCCTAAATCACTACTTTTTCACGGACAACTCAGTTTTGGAAAATGACTCGCTGGCATGCAGTTGAAAAATGTCTGATATCTCTGAAATTTCACTCTGGTGTACGGGAATGAAAAATGAATATCACCATTCTTGTCATGTGGTCTCCATCTCATCCTTTGGTAACATGATGATAGGTCATTTTATCTCTTCTGTGAGCAAACCATATCACATGTGCCCAACTCTTATGTTGTTTATGCAGGGGTGACAAGGAAGAGGATCAACACCATGCTGATGCTGGTGGTGAAGATGCAGAAAGAAGTAAACATTTCGACGAGGAGGCATGTTCTGGAAACCGCGGTCAAAAAACTATCCCTGGGAGCTCAAAAACCTGGGATAGTAGTAAGCATGATCTTGCTAGCACCAGCATTGCAGATGAGCAAGACATTGAGAGCAAGAATGTGGGAAAAGATGTGTGGGGGAAGAAATCATAATAAGGCACTAGATGCAgacaaaaacttgaaaaacgaGCACATGGGAAAAGTCTCAGGAGCTAAAAATCGTAATGCAGGATCTGCTTTCAGGGGTTAGAAAGAGCGCACGTCTCACTGCTGCTCCAACAAGCTATAGGTGTCAGCTAAGTTGGGGGTAATGGTTAGCAGAAAAGGAGGGGGGGTCAATAATCACCAATTTGCAGCTTGGAAGTAATTTTTTATGCATAATTGCAGTTCTTATTTTCGTTACTTTTTACGTTGTATTACACGTTGTTGCCTTACTCGTATCATCAGTCATAATCTAAAGTATGTTCTTAACCTCTCTTaatgtttaaaatgttttgggaTTTGTTTCACCAACTTGACAAGTTGTTTATGTCAGAAAACTTTTTAGCTATTTTTGTGGGGCAACTGCACAGGATATTGAACTTAAATGgctaaaaaaacccaagagaAGCATACCAATTTCTCTAGATTTGCTTCCTAGTCTCACCAGCATGTGTGGCTAAGCTCAAACACCGTAAGTGCACAACCAAAGATTGTCGCCACCACTCCCTCGTTCCAACCTTGAGTTGTTCGTCGAGCTTGAAAACTTAAAGAATGCTGGATTGGGGTGCACAGCATAAAGaaattttatcatgttaataAGATTGGATGAACAGAGTGGCCCCATCTGGTCCTTTATTGAAATAATGTACAAATATGTTAGTACAACGACCTTTTGCTGACAAATCTCCAgcagattaaaaaacaaacggaCGAAAAGCGAACCACCAAGCCTGgactttattataaaaataaatctcttgTTCCCTCGTCAAGGTTAGAAATATGAGGAGTCCCCAAGCTCATCTTCGTGAGTTTTAAACTTTTTTCGGCGAGCCCTAGGGAACAACAGCTGATGAATCTGCTTTTGTGCAGCAGTTTTACAGGTAGCCTGCAAATTATATagacaaaaaatattaacagaCGGGCAAACTTTGGTCCTGGATACAGTGTCAAGACATTCATCAATCCATATCATCAATCTGAAGAACAATGAACGCCTCTGTTAACTTCCAAAGGACcagaaaaacttaaattttccTAGCTTGTACATGTGATCGGTACTTGTTTTCCCGCATAAGTAAAAAGGTGGCAAGAAAATGCACATGAATGCAAGCACACATTGCCCTTATAGTACATGAAACGTTCAACTCATCAACCAGTTACATTTCCAGTGCCTCTCATATAAAAGAACTCACATGTGGAGTAAACAACCTTACATCAGAGGGCAGAAGATTGTACCACTACAATGAATTCTACAGATGTGCTCAAAGGTCAAGTTTTAGGAGAAACATCCATAGTTTCCCACAGCAGTGAATAAAGGAATGAAACAAAAGCTTCTGACCCAGGCTTGGAAATTCCAGCAAATGATGTTGAAAAATGAATGAGGCACATTCCAGCAAAAAGCAATAGCGAGAATGATGTTTAAGAAAACTTAGAGAGCTATATGGCACTTGATTGgtaccgaaaacacaaatatgcaTCTAGCTAGAAGAAAGGCACTTCAAAGAAAGATTTGCAAAGAACTTTTGAAAAGGTCAAGAGGAGTGATGGACAACTCACAAAACGTATCAAGTGATGTGAAATTTTCGAAGACAAATAATATGGCTAATGCCGAGGGACATTTTTGGAATGAGAAGTAACTACTATGCAATATTTCAAAAGAAGTGTTGTACTTTATGGACCAATTTCAAAAGAGATGAACATGCATTAAACATGCGCATAAAATACCAAAGGTAAAATTGGTTTTCCAGCGAAAATTTAAGCAAATAACACTACTGATTTTTACAAATGCATGATGCAAAAGAACTTATTTAGCATATTTGACACTGTTTCAACTTTGGTAGGAACCAGACAATTTGAACAGTTACAACTGTACATTCAGATAGGCTTTCACATCAGAAAATCTATTACCTGACATAACCTGGATAAGTCATTTTCTATTCTACACATCTCAACTGTGCCTTAGATTACTTACCCGGACTTTGAAGGGAAACCGATGAGTTCGTGCTTCCACCCCAGAGAAAATTCTAACATCCATGCCAAGGCTATCAACCCCAATCAAATTAGCTCTCTGTATAAGATCAAAGGGATGCGGACAGTAAATAACTGACCAACTATAAATAACTGATCTTAAGCAGGAATGCAGACATAAGTTTCTCATAAATGCTGCAGAAGTGTCTTAAACAGGGATACACGAATGTTGCAAATGAGACTCCAATCACATCCCTATTTCTAAGTTTCATCACAATGATTTGATAGACTGGTGTGGTTTTTTTCAGCAAGCCTGATATGGTTTACTATCAAACAAGACCTGATTGAATAGTGCACAGGCAAGATGTATATTTTGACATCCACTTTCATTCCAATTAGGTTTTTATAGCTTATAAATGGAAACACAAGGCAAAACGAGTTAATTTCCACTAATAAATTTATAGCTTATTGTTTGATAAATTTTGCCTCTCTTACAGGCTCAATTGCATATTAGATTGTGTTTTGCTTTTGTTCTATGTCAGGAAGCAATGGAATAAGATTTGCAAGTGATTTTAAGGCATAACATGGAGCTCAAAGAATTTGCAAAACTGGGGATAAGGAAGAGATGAATCGTTCAAGAGTCCTATTATGGAATTGttacaacaatattttttgcGGTCAGAATATTTCTCATAGACAATCTATTCATATATGCATTCTTGGTTTTCAAGAATTTTCTGACTGCAAGTTACTTGACAAAACATTTTGTAAGTGGTTGTCAAAACTTGAAACCCATTGTGAGTTTAATGAGATTTCTGAAGATCAAAGGATGAAGCTTATTTGCAAACTTGACGATGATGTGATAGAATGGTTAGATCATATTCAATCTTGTTCAGTTTGACAAGGCAATTTTGTTCTGCCTCAAAATGTTGAAGCGTGTACAGAAGAATGTGAATATAAGGAAGCAAATTCAAGATTTCAACAATAAGTTGAATGGTTGAACAAAGAACTGTTTTGCTCCAAATTGTTGTTAAAAACAGATTTAACAATCAAGAACCTGTTATCATAGCCATCCAGGATACTTTTCTGAAAGAGTTTCAAGAAGGAGAGAAACagaacaaaataaagttttgggcTCAAGTCAATAAGAAATTGAAGAGCAAAAGATGCTGACTTTattgagagagaaaacaaatcaGTAGTGGGTCCTATTAGATCTGAAGCTGATCCTGTGaccaataattttgattttctgaatATCAACAAGCCACCTTGGTTTGGAATTTTCTTCTCCATGACCAtccatttattgatttttcatgaaaggTTTCAAGTTAAGCGATTTTATAAAGATGTTTTAAGTCCTTCATTTGATGTTTAATGTGGAAAGCTGTAATTATTTTTCTGTCACTAATGAGAGTGcaaggttttctttttcaagtgaAGGGGTTAGAGAAGTGTTGACAACCAAAAGAGAACTAAAATAATGCTACTTACCTTTGAGTAGTTTGGACAGCATACAAAGACAAGATAATGAAgttgttatcttttttatcaGAGGTTTGTTAGCAAGTACCTATGACACAATTTCAACACATCCAAGTGAACAAGAAATGTGTTCTACagatcatagaaaataaacacgCTGTGTACAGCTTGCACAATATCTGATACAAGAAACCAGAAATATAGAGGGATAGAACTCGAAAGCATTTATTTACCTCAACATGAAGACCCTTCTTCTTGCAAAGAGCTTTAAGAGCAATATTGCATCTACTTCCCTTTTCACTAAAGTGCTCTAAAATTGCTGGAGTCGAGTGTGCAAGGACATCAGGCTCTGCTTCTTGAAAATCTTGTAAACTAACCGCAGACTGCAATATCCAAAGAAATGCACTGTTGTAATAGAACAACGTTGAATTGTTGAGTGTGGAAACCACTgcataaacaaattataaaatgctTTCCCTCCAAATAGAATTTAGTAATGGGTGAAATAATCTATCATTCCAAAACAGATGCCTTAATTAAAAAAGCAatcatatgttttgttttttgttcacgtgtcttaattatatttcaaagtaaaatCTATTCCCACTAACCCTGTGAGCTGGGCTTCCAACCACCGACACGAAAACATAAAATGTCATGCAGGTTATGATTTATGTTCTACAAATATGGTTATAAGTATGTACCTGAGATCCATACAATGAAAATAGCTCTATTCTCATGATCTCCAAGCAATGGAGAGTTGAACCAGAGCTGCTTACATCACTTTTGGAGTTAAAGCTCAAAATTTCTGTGTCTACAGAGGCAAAAAGGATATATGTGTGACGGAATAATTGCACAACAACATCACAGGTATGTTCTAATGTAAATGAGAGATGGCACCAACTGAAAAGGATGTTCTTGAATGCTCAGGTTTACACTAAATATCTAGAGCTGcccttgattgaataaatacagttcatatttttaattggtGAAAAGTTACATGAGAACCATCAATGAAGAGTGTTGGCTGGGAAGCATTCCATTCCAAAAATCAGCTTGGTGCAGCTACACAATGCAATTATTTTGTTCCTTAAATTATCCATCTGATTTTAGTATCCCCACCAGCCCCACTCCACCAGTGTGTATCAACTAAAGGTAGGTAAATTACGTGAAGAGTAGGAATGAAGAACAGTAAAAACagcataaaaaatagaaacatagCTTAAGCATGAGTAGAATTGAAGTTGGAATAAGGGAATGAGATTTAGGTTTGATGAAAACCTCTAACTTGTGTAATTGATTGATAAAATAAGTTGTCTGGTAAAAATCCTCCTAATAGCTGATCTGCACTAGTTCAATGTTCTCAATCCTAAttgttacaaaaataaattaattcttatccTAATtgactaatattattaaaagtcAAATGCTAGTAACTTGACAACTAGAAATCCTATAAGGATtcctaacaaaacaaaaatcaataagcAAACTTTAGAAGTTACATTAGATGGTGTAGCAAGGTAAGCATAACCACAAGATACCTTTCCGGTCTGAATTATAGCCATCACTATCCCCACAGTGAAATGACGTTCTTAAGTATAATTCTTCATCAGAAAAAGCTGGTCTCAGACAACCCACAATAGAAACACCATTTGATGGATGGTCCATTTTTCTATAGTATTCCATATTGATTGCCTGTGAGGATGCAGCATTCAGTAAATTAAagcagtaaaaaaataaaataaaagagtaggTCTAATTTCCTACTGCCCTTTTGCGGCACTGCCACCCTTCTAAAGTTGATCTATATCATTTATCATGCACCCAACTGAATCAATTCACTCCTGACCTAATTTGTGGCACAAAAAGAACTTTTAGATGCcttctctattattattttcattgctTCCACGTTTTCTTCACATGTTTCCTTTCGAGAGATTTATGGGGAAAATTTCTCTTAGTATCCTCAAATACTtgatttctttacttttttgtGTATTAAAATCTCTAACTTGATCAAAGGTTTGGTTTAGTTTATAGAACTTTTTCACTTAAATATTAGTCTTTGTTGGAATCACAATTTGTTTTCCAATGAGTTAGATCGACCGCTATTTGTTCTTTGTATCTTAGGTTTTTCGTTGTGCAAAGCTGGGCACATGATAGATAATATAGAAAGGTTTTGAAAAGGTGCCACAATTTCCTAAAATCATTGTCCTATAAGAATATATAGACCACAGTTACAAGCTATATATAGTTACAAAATACACTAAACCACAAAAGGAGTATTTAACAATAGAGGTGGCAAATGGATGGGTATGGATTGGATCAAAATGGTTATGGATTATGTTTTATCCATTACACATTTatgacctttttattttaaagatataaacatgaataaatattttatgttgcCTTTCAATTAATGAGTCCTTTTTCATGTCAATAAAGTTtgttaaaagatataaattcTTTCTAAAATCATCAAAGATAACACAAGAAAATAACTAAGGTCCCTTGTAAGAAAATAACTAGGGTCCAATTTAATTTGCTGaattggttttattaattttggagttaattATCTGTGGGgtgaatataaataaaaaaatacaggcatgaattgaaattttaaaatagtttttctttttaagaaatctTCTATAATATTTGTAGCAACTGTAAAAAGgaataacaaaaattttatgGATACTTTCATCTAAAAAAGTCAGATAAGTAAGACAACAACCAAGGATCCAATTTACTAATTTGAtttgcaatttcaatttttaggaaaagaaaaaaagaagcagtgATACAAAATCTGCATGCCACGTGAAATGGGTGTCATAACCCAATGATTGTTCTCTGAACCATACAAATTTAGCCAGTCCCAGACCATTGCCATGGTGGTATGGCACCATGTCTTAAGCAATGACCATGTAGAACAATTACTAATAAAAACAGTTCAACGCCAAATAtcttaaattgaaagaagactgaaaaaatattaataatgattGCCTGTCAACAATCTTTATTAAGATTTCCAAGAACAGTTATGAATTATGAAGATTTCCATCCAAGTCAGTAATTCGCTATATTAACTAGGAAACCAAGTTGTAATCACCTTTGTCATGCACTTGGCAAAATAAATAGGATGAACCAAGCTGGAAGTATATGGCATTCCCCAATCAACTGGAACTTCAGAGTCTTCCGAATCCATTACCTATTTGATTTTCATGTAACTTCAGTTTGCAGAATAACTCATAAGGATGTGCAAGATTCAACCCAGAAATGAGGAGCAGTGATTACTAACCTCAAAGTAATCCTCATCAAATGGTATATCATCTTCACTGCCAACATTGAAAATATTGTATTCATTGACTACCTTTTTATTCTCGTACATTGGAATATCCATCCCAATCAAAACATTCTGAAAAGAATTCATGAATGCTTTAAgaagaaattcaaattcatgCAACTCGAGCAACAGAAAAGAGGAAACAGATTATTACGGTAacttacaaaaagaaaagaaaaaacatcttTAAGGGATTACATATTCCaccctttatttttaaaaacatatgcTTCACACCCTATAATTGCATCCTGATCATGTTGCAGGCCTTCTGTTAGCTGACTGACAGGTTCTCCACCTACATATTAGGGGGCTTTAAAGGgctgtgtttctttttttttgccaatGATATTCTGCTGTTTGAACAAATTTTTATTGTGCAAGGAATACAGGTTAAATCTTTAAGATAAACTAACAATTTCATTACAGGGCAGTTATTTTTCTACtgctttttgaaaataaaatatgcgGCAAGTAACCAGAGCAAAACTTTGAGAGTTTGTAATTTACAGTAATAAATATCTAGGCAGAATcaaccaatttattttatagctaatCATTTTTCCATCATTTATTACCTTTTAACTAGTAACAAAATCATCTTTTTAGGGTTACGTATATGAGTAGAAGATATCCAGAAAAAAAGGCTCCAAAGGGGACTAAGCATTCACAGATAACACCAACTGCATAGCAAGTGTGTAACAGCATCACTTCAGTCATCCAAAAGTTTTCACTGTATTCCACAAGTGTCCAATAATCTGATAAATAGGATAACAAGGAATAACCCTTGAATCTTTTTTCTTGCACTTATTccaaagaaactaaaaatataatagaggAATACACTTCTATAGTTCCCTGTTCACATGCAAAAATCTCCACCTCTCAACATTGCTTCTCTAGTTCTAGTAGTCTTCTTTTTCCCTGTCACCCTAAATTTACATGCTAGGGTTCAAATAACATCTTATTGAAGAGCTTTTTGGCTTGTTGGACTTCTAAACGTTGAGTGTACACGAAAATTCTCCCAAATTTTGCGTTGTTATTCAACTTGTTCACCATTGTGCTACAATGTTTTTGCCTTTTTGGTTCAGTTATCAACAGGgacatttttttgtgttttggcaGGGGgcataaaaagaatatttcacTCTTGCCCCTTAAAACATATTTTGGATTCATCCAATGAAACATAAATACGTGTGACCTCACCACAGGGTTGCTAGCTCCTCGATCTTGTAAGATATTGCTATTGTCAAAAATCTCAAAGAATATGTCTGAGAAGAAATTCATAATAGAAGAGGATTAGGTCAAATCAACCAAGTTGATGTTTTACGTATGATTATTCATGCACATTACAGCTAGAGTATACCTCCATAGTCATCAATGATATACTGAAATTCGGCCCAGGAAATTTGTCCATGTGGTTCACAATGTACGGATCCAGGAAAAACCAGCAAAGCACTAGTATTAGcctaaaacaaaatgaaaggcACGACTATGAAT is part of the Populus trichocarpa isolate Nisqually-1 chromosome 2, P.trichocarpa_v4.1, whole genome shotgun sequence genome and encodes:
- the LOC7489911 gene encoding uncharacterized protein At3g49140 isoform X3, whose amino-acid sequence is MVIAAAAAAAIASSLSLGTSHCQLCQADAFCCSTSHGGTNSWNKSPIDSCRPCDLSSIRYRNPFFGSTQFQWSSVGRNLCLQKVSVAADYSDSVPDSSNYTSHRGYHPLEEVKLSKRTRETQLTSAEIARTTVENVLIGMDIPMYENKKVVNEYNIFNVGSEDDIPFDEDYFEVMDSEDSEVPVDWGMPYTSSLVHPIYFAKCMTKAINMEYYRKMDHPSNGVSIVGCLRPAFSDEELYLRTSFHCGDSDGYNSDRKDTEILSFNSKSDVSSSGSTLHCLEIMRIELFSLYGSQSAVSLQDFQEAEPDVLAHSTPAILEHFSEKGSRCNIALKALCKKKGLHVERANLIGVDSLGMDVRIFSGVEARTHRFPFKVRATCKTAAQKQIHQLLFPRARRKKFKTHEDELGDSSYF
- the LOC7489911 gene encoding uncharacterized protein At3g49140 isoform X1 produces the protein MVIAAAAAAAIASSLSLGTSHCQLCQADAFCCSTSHGGTNSWNKSPIDSCRPCDLSSIRYRNPFFGSTQFQWSSVGRNLCLQKVSVAADYSDSVPDSSNYTSHRGYHPLEEVKLSKRTRETQLTSAEIARTTVEANTSALLVFPGSVHCEPHGQISWAEFQYIIDDYGDIFFEIFDNSNILQDRGASNPVNVLIGMDIPMYENKKVVNEYNIFNVGSEDDIPFDEDYFEVMDSEDSEVPVDWGMPYTSSLVHPIYFAKCMTKAINMEYYRKMDHPSNGVSIVGCLRPAFSDEELYLRTSFHCGDSDGYNSDRKDTEILSFNSKSDVSSSGSTLHCLEIMRIELFSLYGSQSAVSLQDFQEAEPDVLAHSTPAILEHFSEKGSRCNIALKALCKKKGLHVERANLIGVDSLGMDVRIFSGVEARTHRFPFKVRATCKTAAQKQIHQLLFPRARRKKFKTHEDELGDSSYF
- the LOC7489911 gene encoding uncharacterized protein At3g49140 isoform X2 is translated as MVIAAAAAAAIASSLSLGTSHCQLCQADAFCCSTSHGGTNSWNKSPIDSCRPCDLSSIRYRNPFFGSTQFQWSSVGRNLCLQKVSVAADYSDSVPDSSNYTSHRGYHPLEEVKLSKRTRETQLTSAEIARTTVEYIIDDYGDIFFEIFDNSNILQDRGASNPVNVLIGMDIPMYENKKVVNEYNIFNVGSEDDIPFDEDYFEVMDSEDSEVPVDWGMPYTSSLVHPIYFAKCMTKAINMEYYRKMDHPSNGVSIVGCLRPAFSDEELYLRTSFHCGDSDGYNSDRKDTEILSFNSKSDVSSSGSTLHCLEIMRIELFSLYGSQSAVSLQDFQEAEPDVLAHSTPAILEHFSEKGSRCNIALKALCKKKGLHVERANLIGVDSLGMDVRIFSGVEARTHRFPFKVRATCKTAAQKQIHQLLFPRARRKKFKTHEDELGDSSYF